DNA sequence from the Novipirellula aureliae genome:
GAAGTCATCGCTACTAGCGACGTGTCGTTTTGCGATCGAAACGACCAAGCGTAAATTCGATTGAACGATTTTGTTCTTCACTCTAACCGCTTCTTCATACAACGCATCGATTTGATCCATGATTGCTGAGCGGTTTGCCCCCGAGTTTTGGAGGGAATCACGAAGCACACTGGTGCGGTGTTTCAAATAGTTCATTTTGCGGAACAGGTGATACTCCTGCTCGCGGTCGAGCAGCGCGACATCGTAGAGAGCGGCCAAATAACTCGGCAACCCACTCGGAACGCGTGCCTTCCGCGCCACACTGGATGATTCTGGCATAGGCGCCAGGAATTCTTGCTCACGACTGCTGTCTTCGAACTCTTCGTTGTAGATATAGTCGAGCGGCAATTCCATCGCGTACTGAATCCGCATGTCGATAAGAATTCGCTGGATGCTGCTTCGTGTACGTTTAAAGCGTTTGCATAGTTGAGCCGTTGTTGCGCCCTGCGCCGACAAGCGGAAAATCGCTCGTTTGTCGTCTTCGCTCAACGTTGATCGATGATTGGGAAAGATCGCAACTTGCTGGTGGCCCGAATCAAAGTTTTTGAGCGTATAGCGAATCGTTTCCGGGCTACGATCCATTTGCTCGGATAACTGCCGTGTGACATCGGACAGATTCGAACCGCCTTCGACCAATTGGCGTGCCCGTTCAACAATCTCTGCTTTTTCTTCGTGGCTAAGCTGACTAAACCGTTCACCGCGTCGAATCTTCTCGCGATTCGCTGACACGAAGCTTTCAACACTGCTGTGCAAAAACCCGACCCGTTTGCGTCCGCCGAACAATAACCGCCGACTGACCAAACCGCTATCGCGCCACCGGCTAATTGTTTTCGTAGAAACCCGAAACATCTTGCTCAAGTCTCCGACCGTATGGACGGGTTGAGACAGTTCCGATACGGCGATGTCAGCCGAATCACTGAGGTCTTCGATCAGTAAACGAAGATCGTGTTTCAAGTCGACCGCTTCGATATTGTGGCGACTGGGCTTTTCGGGCCGATAATTGGTGATCCGAAAGCATAGATAATCGAACGAGTAGGGTCGATTGGGCTCAATTTCCCCATACAACTTCTCGGCTAAATCCGCTTGCTCAATTTTTTTTCCTTTGGGGGCAAATCGAGTCAATTGATCTCGAAGTTCCTTGA
Encoded proteins:
- a CDS encoding sigma-70 family RNA polymerase sigma factor produces the protein MHDEYRDAKIKELRDQLTRFAPKGKKIEQADLAEKLYGEIEPNRPYSFDYLCFRITNYRPEKPSRHNIEAVDLKHDLRLLIEDLSDSADIAVSELSQPVHTVGDLSKMFRVSTKTISRWRDSGLVSRRLLFGGRKRVGFLHSSVESFVSANREKIRRGERFSQLSHEEKAEIVERARQLVEGGSNLSDVTRQLSEQMDRSPETIRYTLKNFDSGHQQVAIFPNHRSTLSEDDKRAIFRLSAQGATTAQLCKRFKRTRSSIQRILIDMRIQYAMELPLDYIYNEEFEDSSREQEFLAPMPESSSVARKARVPSGLPSYLAALYDVALLDREQEYHLFRKMNYLKHRTSVLRDSLQNSGANRSAIMDQIDALYEEAVRVKNKIVQSNLRLVVSIAKRHVASSDDFFALVSDGNMSLIRAVEKFDYSRGNKFSTYASWAIMKNFARTIPTEFKHRDRFRTTTEELFLSRQDERLDPYVEETVQRTRQRELSKILDRLDEREQKIISARFGLGRGNEPLTLKEVGEEMGVTKERIRQLEARALMKLREAANDAKIDVELGS